The sequence TGTTGTTAAAAAAATACTTCTTGTTGCTACCAGTTAAAATCTCCACAAGGAATTACAGAAAACCTTGAGTGACCATAGACCATCAGACGACCCGCATGGTAATTAGAATGGCCTTTGTGTAACAAAATGTTGCTTGCCATTgtttgttgttatgttgttgtgttatatttatatatacaatactcttCCATAAGTATTTCTTTTGTTATGGCCAGTTGGCTTTATTAAGCCAGTTGTAAAGATAGgttcttgttggtttgttgtGTTCTGTTATTTGTGATACTTGTTCCATTATATTTCCTACATTTGACATGATTTgtttatctacaatatatatttgtgtaatattctACTCAtcgttttatatttcatcatttgcaGTGCTGCAGAGAGCTCCAACTGGACATGGATAGGAGGTTCTCTGGAATAGTAGTTGGGAGTTATCTTGCCAGCAAAGGAGCCAGCTTATATCATCGTAATGATAAGAAAGTGACCCCATTGGACTACATAAAAAATcaacatttgaaagaaaaattaaaaacatttttacaatCACTGTAAGTACTCACTGGCAACGACAAGATAAACCAGGACATTTTCTCCTTTGTATATaatcatgtttatatgtttatttagttTGAATTCTCCCAATGTATTATTCCGTCATTAGTGTCTTGACTcaagacaacaataatgatttccaattctggcacaaggccagcaaggtcagggaggggataagtcaattacaacatctccagttttcaactggtacttattttatcaacagcaaggtaaagtcaactgcacctgaatttgaactcagcatgtaaaggcagacgaaatgccagaaAGCATTTTGCtccgtgtgctaatgattctgccagcttgcagccttaagaccacacaacaataataagaacaataaacagaaaatacagtTGTTAGTGGATCAAACGAAAAACACTATTTTGATGACATTCACATGATTGCTTGTGTTGACTGATATACCTCACCATCCACCCCTGACTATTTTAGAGTTCGGTGACCTCCATGAAAATGTAGTACTAAATAATAAAGTGAATGAATACATTTTCAAATTGCTATTTAGAAGTAAATAGGATTTATCTGTCTACcaacaattttttctctctctcttctctgactCAATCAGTTGTCATGTACGCTTTCatgtaaaaataacataaaacacacactaacaatgtgtatgtcatcatcatcatcatcatcatttaacgtatgttgtccatgctggcatggattggactgtttgactgggaTGGCATGTTGGAAGGCTGCACCCTAGTCAGCCTTTGATATTTTCAGCCCAcccttatatgtgtatgttaatgtGACACTTGTATGCACACAAATCTGCTTGTATGTAATTGTTTACAGAAGAATTTACGATGTACTCTTGCTGGTTACTGTTGTGCCCCTTAATATTCTGTACTCTAAACATGTCCACaacgaaatattttattataaatgaatgttaatgggatggtgtttatattttgttccaCAGGTGTCGGTGGTGTCAAGAGAAAAAGGCTACTGTCACACTCCATCCATGTCAACATACCGTTACTTGTCAGAATTGCTGTTCTCAAATGACATTTAAGCAATGCCCCATATGTCGACAACACATACGCAgcaaaagtggatttggtaagaacATTCTTTCTTGATCTGTCTGTTGTCTCATCAACTTTCTGGTATGGAATAATGCATTTCATATTGTAGTGGAGACATGCAACTCcttgtttgtaactatatatGATTAACACTTGTTATAATGTTTGCCATCCTTTTAGACATTTTATACTCACACTCGTTAGTTTTTAGATGTGATTAATGCTAAAAGAGACATTGTTTTCTGACTCTTTCACCTTTTGGCTTTACTTTTGAGTTGATTCgttttaattcaaacatgaagCCTGGTCCAAGGTAGTATCAGAAAGttcagactagttctgtagcatgccaacagatggcagcacaccgTTGCgcgcacagtgagagctagcagtgactttcatgaggcagtgtgctgggTGACACCACTGCGTTTACTTcaaaagttgtgaaatttgtgcttttgtaGTCATTTGTaggctgtagtctgcaattttctAATGGTTAGGAACAAAtaaccaatgtgaaattttgcgttaaacttgtcCAGCAAAGAcataagaaagaaacaacaaaactaaGAGAAAAAGAGTGTTATGAAGTGATAACTAAGTGAGAGAATTTCAGAATTGTTAGATTAGTATATAGGATGTCTTAAGAGAAAGATGAGACTTAGAAAGGTTTGCCTATTTTGTTGTGGTTCTAAATATTGAATTATTATATAGTAACAGCTTAGAAAGTGTTGACCGAAAGCATAGTGGTCACCAATTGACTATTGATGATATGAATGCCTTACAATAATGGAATATAGATTATTAAACGAGACAAAGAAATTTTACTATGAAGTATAAAACTTTGAAATGCTTATTTCAGTGTGTCCAAAGTCTGAAGAAGAAGCAGCCCAGGCAGTTGTAGAGCctgttggtgagtataaaataactgtaattgatttctataaattttacttccacctaaaatatattatttgtgtgaatgtCTGAGAACAGGTTCAATTCCTAATTTCCAATTCTTATTTCAGTGTGTCCAAAGTCTGAAGACAAAGCAGTCCAGGCAGTTGTAGAGTctgttggtgagtataaaataactgtaattgatttctataaattttacttccacctgaaatatattatttgtgtgaatgtCTGAGAACAGGTTCAATTCCTAATTGCCAATTCTTATTTCAGTGTGTCCAAAGTCTGAAGACAAAGCAGTCCAGGCAGTTGTAGAGTctgttggtgagtataaaataactgtaattgatttctataaattttaccttcacctgagatatattatttgtgtgaatgtCTGAGAACAGGTTCCATTCTTAATTTCCAATTCTTATTTCAGTGTGTCCAAAGTCTGAAGAGAAAGCAGTCCAGGCGGTTGTAGAGTctgttggtgagtataaaataactgtaattgatttctataaattttaccttcacctgaaatatattatttgtgtgaatgtCTGAGAACAGGTTCCATTCTTAATTTCCAATTCTTATTTCAGTGTGTCCAAAGTCTGAAGAAAGCAGCAAGGCGGTTGTAGAGTCTGTTTtgtgagtataaaataactgtACTTGATTTCTATAATTTTACCTTCACCtgaatatattatttgtgtgaatgtCTGAGAACAGGTTCCATTCTTAATTTCCAATCCTTATTTCAGTGTGTCCGAGGTGTAGAGAGAAAGCAGTCAAGATGGTTGTAGAGTctgttggtgagtataaaataactgtaattgatttctataaattttaatttcatctgaaatatattgtttgtgtgaaTGTCTGAGAACAGGTTGTAGGAAAGAAAAGACACAATGAAGAGAAAAACAGTTTTATCAAGTGATAATTGAATGAGATATTCGCAGAAATGTTAGATTATGTAGGCTGTcttaatagagagagaaaaggggaggaaTTTAGGAAGGTTAGTCTATTTTGTGGTGTCCCTGAATATTGAGCTTTAACATGGTATCACCAGTTGACCATTGATAATAGGAATGCCTGACACTAATAAAATATAGACTATTaagagaaataattttttaaaaatttaactatatattgtaaaacttttaaatatttatttcagagagtTTAAATTTGGAGGAAAACCGCGCCCATAGCACATCGAAGAAGGTGGCAGTTAAGCAACAGCaagttggtgagtataaaataagtCCGTAAGTGACTTCAAGTTAGTTTTACTTCACTTGAGCATATTTTGTTTGTCAGAAGGACTGAGAACAGGTTCCATTCTTAATTTTCAATTGAAAAATTATctgtttaataattcttttgaagaaattactgAAATTTAAGAGAATACCCACCAAGGTTAGAACAGACAAAAGTTAATGATGTCTTTTGGAATAGAGAACTAAAATATGTTATTTGGTTGGGGGTGAACAAGTGCTTTAACGACAAGGCCTTCGTTTTGCATTTATACTGTTTACTaataagttgttgttgttttagcagGAGTCTCTCATAATCTGGCAGACTTACAATGAAATGCATTCCAATTGTCAACATCCTGTCTTTTTGTCACTGATAGGAAATCTATCATTACATCCATTAAATGCATTGTCTTTATCGAAGTAGAAAACACTGGCTTGCTACTGAGATAGCCATtgcttctttgttgtttttctctctctctctcgcattctcTTTTTGATAGATACTAGCTGCAAGATACAATAAATGACATTGtcctcatcatttatcatctgatTTCCATGTTCCTGTGGAATTGATGGTGGAGGGGTCACTGTCCAAGTCAGTTCTTGTTAGCAGTTACTGTCCACCTTCGTTGGTTGAGGATCATGTCCCACTAAAATATTCCAGCTTTCCTATGATGgtctgcccttcctaacaccatccactttATAAAGGAtcctgggtgcattttattgtggcacaAATACAAGAAAGATTGTTATGTATTCAACAAAATTAAACGTTCCTCTCAAACTTATGCAAAGAAATATCAGACATgttgaaagaagaaaggaaagtaaATGAATTAGAGAGCAGCTCGTTAAGAAACCTTATGAGGTTACTCGGAAGCTGTTTGCAGATGTTAAGAGCGGCAggataaaatgtaataaatgaaATCCAGCTTAGGTATGGTTAGTGGTCAGTAGGGATAGCTAGAAAAGCATTCTTAGCTATCCCTACtgacctcaatatatatatatttaacttttttgttttattatttactaatttgAAATTTCACCAGTTACAATCTGCTTTATTTTTGCAGCTATTAATCTTGTCCATTTCTGCCAAGGTGATgagcaagtaccagttgtgtactgggattgatgtaatcaattagtcccctcctctgtaattgctggccttgtaccaaaatttgaaaccaatattatccaTTCCCGTTCAACTGTTTTCAATTTGCACACTGCTACATGAAACCACAACATGCCATTACGGGTTTATTTCTGCTAGTTATAGGCCTGAATGTCCATGTTAGCTAACTGCAGGCTACTCTCATTGTCAGATGATTAACCTTGGTCATTACATTGTatcatttaaaaagaaacaatgttTTAGTAGTTGAATtaagcttttattattattattattaacattcatTCTCTGAGTTCAGTACCTTCTTGGGTTGACTTTTCATTTCATTCCTCACAGGTCAGTAAAACAATTACAAGTTACATAACATGTCAAACTAATTGACTTCATACTCTCTCCTACAGATCTATCCACTTGTATTAATCGAAGAATTCATAATTAACATTCATTTTTGATCATATTTCAAAACCCTCGTTACCACACTATATTGCTGTCCAACTGAATCATCTCTTCCAATCATATCAAGTAAAACCTTCCGCTTTTCTGTCTATTTTGGTGAGACTTCAGTTGGCTTTTTAGTGAGACTGATTGTTTGGTGTTTTAGAACATGACCTTTAAGCCAAGTATTGAGAAgacgacccatcaagccaagtaaaattgcagtcatggcagatactggtgccgtgctggtggcatgtaaaagcacccattgcactcagggaatggttggcattaagaagggcatccagccatagaaaccatgccaaatcagactggagtctggtgcagccttccaacttgccagcctcagtcaaactgtccaatccatggacaatggacgtgaagtgatgatgatgaactggagGGGCACATACAGGAGATCTACACTGATCCTAAGTAAGATAATCCATTCCCActcatggacagtttgaaatgcCCCCAAAAAACCATGACTCAAATCTCAACTTGGTGGTTTCTAGCAGAAACAATTATATAGCTGAGTGAAGAAGGCAAAAGCAAAGAGTGCCCAGGAGGTGATGGCGTATCATAGAAAGTGTACAGGTATTGTGCACAATTATGTTATAAGCTGTACTTAATAGTTTGTGGCATAAAGGTGAAATGGTTGATGACTAGTACAAGGCAGAAAAAAATTACTTACCAAAGAAAGCTGAAACAGAACTGATTGAGCAGTTCAGAACCTTTTCAATCTTGAATGTAGATGGCAAGATTTATATGGGTCCAGTTGCCAAGAGATCAGCTACACATCTCCAAAATAATGACTATGAGACCAAGAGTGTCCAGAATGCTGGAATGTCCAGAACCACTGGATGGGTAGAACATGATTTTTCAATCTGCAATGCAATACAAGacataaagaagaataaaagggaTTTGAACGTTGTATGACCTGATCTGGTTGATGCTTATGGTTCTGTACCATACAAATTAGTGATGGAACCAATGAACTTCTTTTATATATGAGAGAAGATTAGAGATCTGGCTAGAAGCTGctgtaataatttcaaaatttggttCCCGACAGAAAATTTCACAACAGACATCGTTTTGAAACTGGAATTGCTGTAGGTTGCACAATATCAGTCATTTGGTTTGTGCTTGTTATGGAGATGTTACTTAGATCAGCAGATTGATCAGAAGAAATGGCTCGAGTGAAATCTCCCAAGAAGGAATTTTAAAGGATGATATAACAATACTAACAAGAGACCAAAAGGGTATGCAAATAGTTCTGGATGGACTGGATTAACTATTTCTTTGGTCAAGAATGGGGTTTAAACCAAATAATTAATGCAGTCATTTGTCAAAAGGTTAGCTGAAGCAAGTGAAGTTCAAAACAGCATACACAACCATGCCAAGGGTTAAAGAGAAACCTCTAAAATCTTTTGGACGATGGTATGCTATCTCATTGTCCAGTAAGAGTAGAAGCATAGAGGTCATGGCACAAACAGAAGATGGGTTAAAGGCAATAGCTAAGCCAACATTTCCTAGCAAATAAAAGATTTGATGCTTCCAGTTTGATCTGTATCCCTTCCTTGCTTATAAAATTCTTGAGTATCAGTTTTTATGCAacatttcagatttttttattgctattatttatggatgaacaattatatatagttaataagaTTTTGTGAAAGCATAAAGTGTTTTTGGATACCTGATATGTTTTTGCTCCCCTCTGTAGAATTGATCATTGCCCACCTGGAGAGAAATCTGCTTCATTAAGAAGTCTTCTAACATCTCAAATACATGTGGcacatatataaggaaaaaaaatgaaaactaaaagaaaaacagtgtTATCAAGTgataattaaatgagataattgtAACATTGTTAGATTATTTAAGATGTCTTAATAGAGAAAGGAAATTGAGGAAGGTCAGTCTATTTTGTTGTAGACCTAAGTATTGAGCTATTTACCTGGTCCCACTGGAGAAAGCATAAAAATGTTGACCAAAAACATAGTGGTCACCCGATGACCAGCGATGATGACAGGTATGTCccactataataaaatatagattattaataaaGAATTTTTACTCTCAAGTATAACAgttgcaaatatttatttcagaaactCCAAAGTTAGAGGAGAGGTGTCTCCAAGATGTTGCAAAACTATTAGGAGCCAACTGGCAGCaagttggtgagtataaaataacagtACTTAATTGATTTCAATAAGTGTCAGCTTTTGTTTGTCAGCATGACTAAGAGAAGATCCCATTCCTACTTTCCAATTGAAAGGCTAGCTGTAAAGTGATTCTATTAAAGGTGTTGGTATTACTGAAACATCATAAAATAGCCACCGAGATTAGCGGGGTCAGTAAAATGGCTAAATTAGAGGACACAATCGATTTAATATTGTCTTTTGAGAGAGCAGATTAAAATATGTCATTTAAGGGTAAACTGGTgaattaatgataattttttttgtttgttttacatttttactaagtttacgttttattgttttttctttgcaaattgCCTGTTTTAATCAGAAATACGATGGAAAGTATTTCAGGTGGGACATCTCTGTCTTTCAGTTGGTAGTACAGGACTACATCATTAAGTGCATCCTTTTTTACATGCTCCTGTGTATAGTGAGTGGCACGTTGCAGTCACTCCACTGTCCAGTGTCCATCTAGTTGTGAACCACTCTTCACTGACATGTAATGGTTGATTGTACGTAGGTGGATGGTGTTTATGTTGGTGATTCATGTCTTCTTTCCTGCAAGTTAAAACTCTCCTCTTTGCTTGGTTTAACTTAACACCTCTCTATTACACTGAGTAACAACGATTTTTGTCCATGGATAACAATTGTTATTTCCAATTTGCTTAATCCTAGAAAATACGAGAATGGCTAGTatctccttcaaactttgctttcgtcACAATATATACCTTGTAGACCTcacacatttcagctgatgttGTTTCACAGTGATTTTACGCTGTTGTCTTGATAAATTCACCACAGACACAGCAGAATGTATCTGCCAGATGCTTACAACCTCTTGATGCCATCTGTGATGAATGCAGTTCTTGGATAGTTAGAAATAAACTGAACTGGTGATCTTGTCATCCCTTTTTTTACACTGGTATATGTTGCCAGAACGTTCTAGAAATTCTTGGAAGTTTTAGTAACTTCTTGATGATAGTTCtagaaaattctagaaaattCTGCTTCAGtgactcagcactgaatctgtttgGAAAtaggtttcaaaacattgatgtccaggtgacaaaagcAACGTTTGAAGGAAACAGATGTCCtttcctttgatttcttgatggaagtaaataggaaataacacttaacttatcaaagacaagaaaaaattaaaagtttgttcTTCAGTGTTATTGATTTCTCTCTAAATCATGTCCTTGAACCATTCAAAGAGATTATGAGTCATGGACCCATGTTGTCTACCAAAAtgtgttatatttttgtattgggtcatcccataagtaatgcagtgttttcaattgtatgaactaaaagtcagagggggatgggataaactatctgcatcaacttgctataaaagcagtacctgtacttattcttagtgtgagttttgaagagtgcagttaattttaacagttattttttcaaagctataatggaagtgacaaaggcaTATTCGAAATATTTTGCTTTGAGTTCAGTaaagcaacaatgcaacagaagtgcgaggaatattaatgcagtatatggggattggacaataagcgtaagccagtgtcaatggtggtctCAGAAgttccgagctggaaactacagccaagAAGATCAACTTTGTTCTGGAAGATATGTAGAGCTTGGACGAGGACATCCTacaaccctggtggaacaaaatcccattgtaactagcagagaagcttggattcggTCCATTCAGCAGCCATTCATCGATACTTGCATGGTATTGGAAAAATCAGCAATTGGGTCAATGGATTGCACACAGAGTAAATGTGTGCTCTTCTCTGCTGccatgtctcatgaatgaacctcttttgaactgaatagtgactggtgatgagaaaagGGTTCTCTATAAATACGTTAtgcaccaaagacagtgggtagggaaaggagaaatactGGCACTCCAGAATAAAAAAAGTCTCTACCCACGTAAGGtgctgttatctgtttggtgggatatgaaaggtttggtccactttgaacttttaaaccctaACCAAACAATAActaaggagatctactgcaagcagcttgagcggcttaagtcagtgctagaagaaaaacgaccatcttcagtttcaagacgaaaggtgttcttccatcaggataatgttcaATCACATagagtgaggatgacattccaaaggctggagcagtttgaatgagaaacaattccccacccaccatattcaccagtcATTGCCCCATCTTCAAACTTATTTGGATGTAAAAAATATGTTacctgtagatgaggtcagaacggTAGTAGAGAAgtaatttttgtcatggacaagtcaattttggaagaggggccttgcaagtgcaccagatagatggaagagcattgtagaaaatgatagagagtatattttaggttaaaaaagaactttgtttatcttaattttgaagaataaaagatgtataaaacaaatgcattattatttataggatgacccaatgcTTTGTGTAGTTGAGATCATTCTGGTATCTTGTCTCTTTGTATTTGAATTGGCCCAGATATGCCTAATAGTACTGGTATTGTCTGATAGTTCAAACCATATCTTCTAGATATTTCTAACTCTTGATATGCTTTAGTTATCAATTATTCAGAAGAGGAGAAGCATCTCAGACAACTATTTCAGGCATTGACCATGGAATGTTATCAGACGGCCAAAATGGGATTCCTTTGAAGGGTCCCTGGAGTAATGATACTAAATAGGATGTATAGTCCAGAGATCTGGGAATCTCTCCAGGTTGAGCCAGTTCCTTTCCACATCTCTGGTACTATGGACATGTGTTGCAGGAACAAAtgacaagacagattcttcaagccaaaccAATGGAGCAGGGGTCCTAGGGGTAGATCACGAACTAAATGGTTGGGTGATAGCCATTGTCTTAGCTGTTTATGTTTGGGAACCCAACCAAAAGCTCTAATGACggctgcttctgataggaccctatggggGAGATGCCTGAAGACTCTGTCTTTACAATCCTCCCAAGAATATTGATCAGAGACAATGGTTGGGTGGATCAAATGGATTGACTGTTGATggtctatttttattctttaggTCTTCCATACACTTTTGCCTCCACAAACACTTCTCCTACCATCTGTTTACCATAAATTTTCACAAgtgtattttcaattattttctttctttaaaatctCACCATTTTCATCTGTATTTCCACCTCTCTCgttattatttaattacattCTAAAAACAGAGAAcaacatcttttatttatttttttaatgttcttaaCTATTTCTCATTGACATAATTTATTTGTTACATTTATGACAAACTACAGTACACATCTTTTATGTAATCGTTAatgattttgaaattatttctcattgttttatgttttgcAGGCAGGAATTTAGGAATCAGAAATGTCCAACTGGGGATTATCAGGCATGACAATCCTTTAAACACTAAAGAGCAGAGCTTCCAGATGCTGCACACATGGTACACAAGTTGTGATCCAGAGAGACGAACACTCAAAACACTCAGAAAAGCTCTTGAGGAAGCTGAATGCTTTGAGGCACTTGAATGTCTACCATCAGAAGAAAATTGAACTTGTGTGTAAATGCTGCAGTTGTTTAGTCCAAGGTCAACCTTGACTAAACAGAGACTCATGATCAAATGCCTTCCAGCCAGGACCCTCCTGACTTTATCCTTAGTATAGGGAACCCAACATCACATTGTCCAATGTGATAATTGAATTGAGCAGGATTTGGCTACTAATTCTAGCAAATCTATCAACAACATAAGAGACTCCCTTCCTGAATTGGTTATTTTCTTCTTAGAAATTAActtttgaaataaagataaactttgaaatgtttatttgttgttgttgctgtgtatcTAACCTCCTCCCCATTATTGTGTAAACAGTTTTAATATCCTCTCATATATTCATAGTTATCTACCTTCATTTAAAGCTGAAAGTGAAATGTcaggtatataaatattgatgtcttttgtttgtgtggtaagtagcttgcttaccaaccacacggttccgggttcagtcccacggcgtggcaccttgggaaagtgtcttctactatagtctcaggctgaccaaagccttgtgagtggatttggtagatggaaactgaaagaagcctgtcgtgtatatatatatatttgtgtgtctgtgtttgtctccccaacatcgcttgacaaccaatgctggtatgtttacgtccccgttacttagcggttcagcaaaagagactgatagaataagtactaggcttataaagaagtcctggggtcgatttgctcgactaaaaggtggtgctccagcatggccgcagtcaaaagactgaaacaagtaaaagagtatatcatatgtggaggcgcaatggccgagtggttagggcagcggactcgcggtcgtaggatcacggtttcgattcccagaccgggcgttgtgagtgtttaatgatCAAAAACAcccaaagttccacgaggctccagcagggggtggtagtgatcctgctgtactcttttgccacatctttcttctgttggcctgctcgcttagccagcaggctgttgtcatttgaaggctaaaacaatgtgaagtgcattgtgaccagtgatgtgtagcaacatcagatagcctggtcggtcacagtgatcatggtgatatatatatcatatacagatACTTTTTCTATGTAATATATGATACCTGTGGGTATTTCACTTTGTCCTGTTGTGGTTTAAGACAGGCTCCCTCTAATGTGGGGGTGTTTGAATAAAACTCAGGGATGGGAGTGCAAGTAAGAGTTATCTCTATTTTATATTCTAGCTTTAGGATCATTGTTAGTTACTAAttactgaagtttttttttttatcagcagaaaataaaactttatgattgcatatatctatatatataaaactcaacttgtgtatctgtgtgtttaacttcccagcaCATCTCCTAGCCAgaaaatcgtagaaccaccaaaaatgggtcacttaaagtttaggcgaatgaaaattgaactgtgctatttctgttccgaaattcatcttgcaagtgcaaaaatcgataatgtgttcgtttaggccttatcccatgcattgaatagtgaactttactcagtcacctgtttgacgtgaactgtgttcactacgcgtgcaagcatgcgtaaattgcatgaaaaataaaaaatcaagatataaaaacgaattgccgtaaacattgtagaaattcggcaaagaaacgAAT is a genomic window of Octopus sinensis unplaced genomic scaffold, ASM634580v1 Contig16136, whole genome shotgun sequence containing:
- the LOC115230687 gene encoding E3 ubiquitin-protein ligase MIB2-like isoform X2; amino-acid sequence: MLAQDSLKLDIENHKKMTPLLKAVSGAHLGIIHKLIILGANINAVDNDGNNCLHLAIKKKEMFHSEVEPIPILDECCRELQLDMDRRFSGIVVGSYLASKGASLYHRNDKKVTPLDYIKNQHLKEKLKTFLQSLCRWCQEKKATVTLHPCQHTVTCQNCCSQMTFKQCPICRQHIRSKSGFVCPKSEEEAAQAVVEPVVCPKSEDKAVQAVVESVVCPKSEDKAVQAVVESVVCPKSEEKAVQAVVESVVCPRCREKAVKMVVESVESLNLEENRAHSTSKKVAVKQQQVETPKLEERCLQDVAKLLGANWQQVGRNLGIRNVQLGIIRHDNPLNTKEQSFQMLHTWYTSCDPERRTLKTLRKALEEAECFEALECLPSEEN
- the LOC115230687 gene encoding E3 ubiquitin-protein ligase MIB2-like isoform X1, producing MLAQDSLKLDIENHKKMTPLLKAVSGAHLGIIHKLIILGANINAVDNDGNNCLHLAIKKKEMFHSEVEPIPILDECCRELQLDMDRRFSGIVVGSYLASKGASLYHRNDKKVTPLDYIKNQHLKEKLKTFLQSLCRWCQEKKATVTLHPCQHTVTCQNCCSQMTFKQCPICRQHIRSKSGFVCPKSEEEAAQAVVEPVVCPKSEDKAVQAVVESVVCPKSEDKAVQAVVESVVCPKSEEKAVQAVVESVVCPRCREKAVKMVVESVESLNLEENRAHSTSKKVAVKQQQVETPKLEERCLQDVAKLLGANWQQVGRNLGIRNVQLGIIRHDNPLNTKEQSFQMLHTWYTSCDPERRTLKTLRKALDQMPSSQDPPDFILSIGNPTSHCPM